A genomic segment from Peribacillus sp. ACCC06369 encodes:
- a CDS encoding YqkE family protein, with the protein MKKKQPRNQNQSKNQDKDSSSLKLGDMINQDIMSQLRQKQKELNEAEQEKRAAEEEKKREERKQREKNKSFEELLGESNMNWKNYK; encoded by the coding sequence ATGAAAAAGAAACAGCCGCGAAATCAAAATCAAAGCAAAAACCAAGATAAAGATTCATCATCATTGAAACTTGGTGATATGATCAATCAAGATATCATGTCCCAGCTTCGTCAAAAGCAAAAGGAACTGAATGAGGCTGAACAAGAGAAAAGGGCAGCGGAAGAAGAAAAAAAACGCGAAGAAAGAAAGCAGCGGGAGAAGAACAAATCATTCGAAGAACTATTGGGTGAAAGCAATATGAACTGGAAGAACTATAAATGA
- a CDS encoding purine-nucleoside phosphorylase: protein MFNKIETAASFIKNKIEGSPEIGLILGSGLGVLADEIENPITIPYHEIPEFPVSTVEGHAGQLVIGHLSGKKVVAMQGRFHFYEGYSMEKVTFPVRVMKLLGVEQLIVTNAAGSVNESYEPGDLMLITDHINLMGANPLIGPNEERFGPRFPDMSEAYNKDLRTQAKQIASSLGLDIKEGVYIGNTGPTYETPAEVKMARILGGDAVGMSTVPEVIVARHSGMKVLGISCLTNMAAGILDQPLSHEEVIETTEKVKSSFLEFVKQIVKDI, encoded by the coding sequence ATGTTTAATAAAATAGAGACAGCTGCGTCATTCATAAAAAATAAGATTGAAGGCTCCCCGGAGATAGGACTGATTCTTGGTTCTGGACTTGGAGTATTAGCAGATGAAATTGAAAATCCCATAACGATTCCTTACCACGAAATTCCGGAATTTCCGGTATCGACTGTTGAAGGACATGCTGGACAGCTTGTCATTGGTCATTTAAGTGGTAAAAAGGTAGTGGCCATGCAAGGGCGTTTCCACTTTTATGAAGGGTACTCCATGGAGAAAGTCACATTTCCAGTACGTGTAATGAAACTTCTTGGTGTTGAGCAGCTAATTGTAACGAATGCGGCCGGAAGCGTTAATGAAAGCTATGAACCAGGTGACTTGATGCTCATTACGGATCATATTAATTTAATGGGGGCAAACCCATTGATTGGTCCTAATGAGGAGCGTTTCGGCCCTAGATTCCCTGATATGTCAGAAGCTTATAATAAAGACCTTCGGACTCAAGCTAAACAAATTGCATCTTCACTAGGCCTGGATATTAAAGAAGGTGTCTATATCGGAAATACAGGACCAACCTATGAGACACCGGCAGAAGTGAAAATGGCAAGGATCCTTGGCGGGGATGCAGTTGGGATGTCGACAGTTCCGGAAGTTATCGTAGCAAGGCATAGCGGTATGAAGGTGCTTGGAATATCATGCCTTACCAATATGGCTGCAGGCATCCTGGATCAGCCTTTGTCGCATGAAGAGGTAATTGAAACGACGGAAAAAGTGAAAAGCAGTTTTCTGGAATTTGTTAAGCAAATCGTTAAAGACATATAA
- a CDS encoding GNAT family N-acetyltransferase, whose amino-acid sequence MKAILMDFPEKIETPRLYLRPCQPGDGLDVYEAIVHSKHELKQWLPFAHQDASPETSEQNVLKSFADFIIKEDIRLHIYRKEDDQFIGSTGLHRINWDIPKFEIGYWIDTRYSKQGYIMEAVEKLTKFAFYHYGAKRVEIRCDPKNIASKRIPEKLGFILEGTLRYDCLSADGKELRDTSIYAKTTN is encoded by the coding sequence ATGAAAGCTATATTAATGGATTTCCCCGAAAAAATTGAAACCCCACGATTATATTTAAGACCATGTCAGCCTGGTGATGGCCTTGACGTTTACGAGGCCATTGTCCATTCTAAACATGAATTGAAACAGTGGCTGCCATTTGCCCATCAAGATGCGTCTCCGGAAACTTCAGAACAGAACGTTCTTAAGTCCTTTGCGGACTTTATTATAAAAGAGGATATTAGACTTCATATTTATAGGAAAGAAGACGATCAATTCATCGGCTCCACTGGTCTGCACCGGATTAACTGGGATATCCCTAAATTCGAAATTGGCTATTGGATTGATACGAGGTACAGTAAACAAGGGTACATAATGGAAGCGGTCGAAAAGTTAACCAAATTCGCTTTTTACCATTATGGGGCAAAGCGAGTTGAAATCCGCTGTGATCCTAAAAATATTGCCAGCAAACGGATACCCGAGAAGCTAGGGTTTATCCTTGAAGGAACTTTGCGTTATGACTGTCTAAGTGCTGATGGCAAGGAATTGCGGGACACCTCCATTTATGCAAAAACTACAAACTAA
- a CDS encoding iron-sulfur cluster biosynthesis family protein has protein sequence MYIEWTERAAEKIADKVQGQEGYLQLKYDTDGCGCVVSGVTALWLVNEPEEGTEKAETNGIPLYVEKSKMIFLDEVMKIDFVPEANSFQLKSPNQILNPRMSYFNKI, from the coding sequence ATGTATATTGAATGGACGGAAAGAGCGGCTGAGAAAATAGCCGATAAGGTACAGGGACAAGAAGGATATTTACAGTTGAAATATGATACTGATGGCTGTGGCTGCGTGGTAAGTGGTGTGACGGCGCTATGGTTGGTCAACGAACCTGAGGAAGGTACCGAAAAAGCGGAAACAAACGGAATCCCTCTATATGTGGAGAAATCGAAAATGATTTTTTTGGATGAAGTCATGAAAATAGACTTTGTTCCGGAAGCGAACAGCTTTCAGTTAAAAAGTCCGAATCAAATCTTAAATCCGAGGATGAGCTATTTTAATAAAATCTAA
- a CDS encoding aldo/keto reductase, with protein sequence MKKRRLGNSELLVSEIGLGCMSLGTVENQASEIIQAALDEGINYFDTADLYDFGMNEEIVGKNLKSVRDKVYIATKVGNRWNENKDAWSWDPSGSYIKTAVKDSLKRLGTDYIDLYQLHGGTISDNIRETVEAFEELKKEGYIRYYGISSIRPNVIKEFTEKSELDSVMLQFNLLDRRPEEWMSLLDNKQISIIARGPLAKGLLSEKMLAKAKEDGYLDYSYHELKDLLPQLKDKLSDRKLNETALQYVLSHQSVATVVPGASSVQQLRENCQAANSSSLSKTELDILKQLTKANKYESHRE encoded by the coding sequence ATGAAAAAACGCAGACTAGGCAATTCAGAATTGCTAGTATCTGAAATCGGGCTCGGATGCATGTCATTGGGGACTGTTGAAAATCAGGCATCCGAAATCATACAGGCCGCTTTAGATGAAGGAATCAATTACTTTGATACGGCTGACTTATATGATTTCGGTATGAATGAAGAAATCGTCGGAAAGAATTTAAAATCGGTCCGCGATAAGGTATACATAGCCACCAAGGTTGGAAACCGTTGGAATGAAAATAAGGATGCCTGGAGCTGGGATCCATCTGGCTCTTATATTAAAACGGCAGTAAAAGATAGCTTAAAACGGTTGGGGACTGATTATATTGACCTTTATCAATTACATGGAGGCACCATTTCAGACAATATCAGAGAAACGGTAGAAGCATTTGAAGAGCTGAAAAAAGAAGGCTATATCCGATATTATGGAATTTCCTCGATTCGTCCGAATGTGATCAAGGAATTCACTGAAAAATCCGAGCTCGATTCCGTAATGCTGCAGTTTAATCTTCTCGACCGCCGCCCAGAAGAGTGGATGTCCCTTTTGGACAACAAACAGATCAGCATCATCGCCCGTGGGCCCCTTGCTAAAGGGTTGCTTAGTGAGAAAATGCTTGCAAAGGCAAAAGAGGATGGATACCTCGACTATAGCTATCACGAGCTTAAGGATTTACTTCCGCAATTAAAGGACAAACTTTCTGATAGGAAGTTGAATGAAACGGCACTTCAATATGTATTGTCACATCAAAGCGTCGCTACCGTTGTACCAGGAGCAAGCTCAGTACAGCAGCTCCGTGAAAACTGCCAGGCCGCTAACAGCTCTTCACTGTCCAAAACCGAGCTTGATATCTTGAAGCAGTTGACCAAAGCGAACAAATATGAAAGTCACCGGGAATAA
- the deoB gene encoding phosphopentomutase, with protein sequence MNGNSAFKRIFVVVMDSVGIGEAPDADLFGDKGADTLGHIAEKMNGLNMPTLAKLGLGNIREIKGIDKAQHPLAYYTKMKEASTGKDTMTGHWEIMGLNISTPFRVFPDGFPELLVNELEAKMGRGIIGNVPASGTEIIERLGEEHMKTGALIVYTSADSVLQIAAHEDIVPIDELYRICEIAREVTMADEFKVGRVIARPFTGEPGSFKRTTNRHDYALKPFNRTVMDELKDSGYDVLAIGKISDIFDGEGVTESLRTVSNMDGMDKLIQTIEQDFKGLSFLNLVDFDALYGHRRDPEGYGKALEEFDARMPEVLDKLKEDDLLIITADHGNDPVHEGTDHTREYVPLLVYSKRFTEGAELPVRDTFADIGATVAANFDVKMPAFGKNILGDLNKGEIK encoded by the coding sequence ATGAATGGAAATTCAGCATTTAAACGTATATTTGTAGTTGTTATGGATTCTGTTGGAATCGGCGAAGCACCTGATGCAGATTTATTCGGTGATAAAGGGGCGGATACACTTGGCCATATCGCAGAAAAAATGAATGGATTGAACATGCCGACTCTCGCAAAATTGGGTTTAGGCAATATACGTGAAATCAAAGGGATTGATAAAGCTCAACATCCTCTCGCATACTATACGAAAATGAAAGAGGCATCTACAGGAAAAGATACGATGACTGGACATTGGGAAATCATGGGGTTGAATATATCCACTCCATTCCGTGTATTTCCAGATGGTTTTCCGGAATTGTTAGTCAATGAACTCGAGGCGAAAATGGGACGGGGAATTATTGGGAACGTCCCGGCAAGCGGTACGGAAATCATTGAAAGACTTGGCGAGGAACATATGAAAACGGGTGCGTTGATCGTATATACATCAGCTGATTCAGTTTTACAGATTGCTGCACATGAAGATATCGTTCCGATAGACGAATTATACAGGATTTGTGAAATTGCACGTGAGGTGACAATGGCTGATGAGTTCAAGGTTGGGCGCGTGATTGCCAGACCTTTCACAGGTGAACCAGGCAGCTTCAAAAGAACCACTAACCGTCATGATTATGCATTGAAGCCTTTTAACCGGACGGTAATGGACGAATTGAAGGATTCTGGATATGATGTGCTCGCAATCGGGAAAATCTCGGATATCTTTGATGGGGAAGGCGTCACAGAATCATTAAGGACCGTATCCAATATGGATGGAATGGATAAATTAATCCAAACGATAGAACAGGACTTCAAAGGGCTAAGTTTCCTTAACCTGGTCGACTTCGATGCTTTATACGGTCACAGGCGCGATCCAGAGGGATACGGAAAGGCATTGGAAGAATTCGATGCTCGGATGCCGGAAGTCCTAGATAAACTGAAAGAGGATGATTTATTGATCATCACTGCCGACCATGGGAATGATCCGGTACATGAAGGAACCGATCACACACGTGAATATGTGCCATTATTAGTCTACTCCAAACGATTTACAGAAGGTGCGGAGCTCCCGGTAAGAGATACATTTGCTGATATCGGGGCGACGGTCGCTGCTAATTTTGATGTGAAAATGCCTGCCTTCGGGAAAAATATATTGGGCGATCTAAATAAAGGGGAGATTAAATAG
- a CDS encoding MarR family transcriptional regulator translates to MQSKIENVLENQLCFLLYASSREMTKKYKPLLDKLEVTYPQYLVLLLLWEQDTLTVKKLGELLALDSGTLTPMLKRMEQNGLIVRERSTEDERSVMIKLTEKGHGLQEEACLIPDRISAMSGEDKRVVEDLKASLLQLLKTLQEF, encoded by the coding sequence ATGCAAAGTAAAATAGAAAATGTACTGGAAAACCAATTATGTTTCCTGCTTTATGCAAGTTCAAGGGAAATGACGAAAAAATATAAACCGCTGCTTGATAAACTCGAAGTGACATATCCTCAATATCTGGTTCTTCTTCTACTATGGGAACAGGATACACTTACAGTGAAAAAATTAGGGGAGCTGCTTGCCCTCGACTCAGGAACGCTAACCCCCATGTTGAAACGAATGGAGCAGAATGGCTTGATTGTCCGTGAACGTTCCACTGAAGATGAACGGTCTGTCATGATAAAGCTGACGGAAAAGGGACATGGTTTACAGGAAGAGGCCTGTCTCATTCCCGATCGCATTTCGGCTATGTCGGGTGAGGATAAGAGGGTGGTTGAGGATTTGAAAGCTTCACTGCTCCAACTATTGAAAACATTACAGGAATTTTAG
- the spoIIM gene encoding stage II sporulation protein M → MKKKSVVQNAVMKHINEHSSLYVFITVLFLMGVIFGAVLVNSLSFTQKEDLFYYLSQFFGQVSKGEFASSHDMFSQSIMHNIKYIGVIWILGISVIGLPVILVLLFIKGMVVGFTVGFLVNQMGWSGFLLSFVAILPQNIFIVPIFIVITVLAVSLSMKMISRIFLKQVREPLKPIISRYIFSLILSGLFLVTAAAFEAYLSPSLMKNVVSLLGH, encoded by the coding sequence ATGAAAAAAAAATCTGTCGTACAAAATGCCGTAATGAAACATATTAACGAACATTCCTCATTATATGTCTTTATCACTGTGCTTTTTTTGATGGGTGTCATTTTTGGGGCAGTACTGGTGAATAGTTTGAGCTTTACCCAAAAGGAAGACTTGTTCTATTATTTATCGCAATTTTTCGGACAAGTATCCAAAGGTGAATTTGCATCTTCGCATGATATGTTCAGCCAAAGTATTATGCATAATATAAAATATATCGGCGTCATCTGGATTCTCGGAATATCGGTCATCGGTTTGCCTGTCATCTTGGTTTTGCTATTTATAAAAGGGATGGTTGTTGGATTCACAGTCGGCTTTTTAGTCAATCAAATGGGGTGGAGTGGGTTTTTATTATCGTTTGTCGCCATTCTGCCCCAAAATATATTCATAGTCCCTATATTCATCGTGATAACCGTCCTTGCCGTCTCACTATCAATGAAAATGATCAGCCGGATTTTCCTTAAGCAGGTTCGTGAGCCACTGAAGCCGATAATATCACGGTATATTTTCTCATTGATTTTGTCGGGGTTATTTTTGGTTACAGCTGCTGCATTTGAAGCGTACCTATCCCCTTCCTTAATGAAAAATGTCGTAAGTTTATTGGGTCATTGA
- a CDS encoding NUDIX hydrolase — translation MKKFEEKTLSSEKIFTGKVISLQVDDVELPDGKTGKREIVKHPGAVAIIALTAENKIIMVEQYRKALERSLVEIPAGKLEKGEEPVLSAERELEEETGYECEKMEHIISFYTSPGFADELVHLYVAHNLKKKENAAPLDEDEFVEMIELTLEEAQTYMVEGKIQDAKTAYAVQYLLLKKAMTS, via the coding sequence ATGAAAAAATTTGAAGAAAAAACGCTGTCTTCGGAAAAAATCTTCACAGGAAAGGTAATCAGCCTGCAAGTGGATGATGTTGAACTTCCTGATGGGAAAACGGGTAAACGTGAAATAGTCAAACATCCGGGAGCGGTTGCAATCATAGCTCTTACTGCAGAAAATAAAATCATCATGGTTGAACAGTACCGTAAAGCGCTGGAGAGAAGCTTGGTGGAAATCCCTGCAGGAAAGCTGGAAAAAGGGGAAGAACCGGTTCTGTCGGCAGAACGGGAGTTGGAAGAGGAGACAGGTTATGAATGCGAAAAAATGGAGCACATCATATCCTTCTATACTTCACCAGGTTTCGCCGATGAATTGGTCCACCTGTATGTGGCCCACAATTTGAAAAAGAAAGAAAATGCGGCCCCACTGGATGAAGATGAATTTGTCGAGATGATTGAACTCACGTTGGAGGAAGCTCAAACTTATATGGTTGAAGGGAAAATCCAGGATGCCAAAACGGCATATGCCGTGCAGTATCTGCTGTTGAAAAAGGCGATGACTTCATAA
- the xerD gene encoding site-specific tyrosine recombinase XerD: MENQIRDFIHFLTIEKGLAKNTLVSYERDLKSYWGYLKDVETINDWNDSRRVNILHFLVHLKDQGKSSKTVARHIASIRSFHQFLLREKVTDQDPSIHIETPKPERSLPKVLSMEEVEALLEAPKIMDEFGLRDKAMLELMYATGMRVSELISMDVSDVHASMGFVRCVGKGNKERIIPIGQTALGAIEHYMESSRGRLASPKHRTDSLFLNHHGNRLTRQGFWKILKKLVKSAQIEKEITPHTLRHSFATHLLMNGADLRAVQEMLGHADISTTQIYTHITNVRIKDVYSKFHPRA; the protein is encoded by the coding sequence ATGGAGAATCAAATTAGGGATTTCATTCATTTTTTAACCATTGAAAAAGGACTGGCCAAGAATACGCTCGTCTCCTATGAGCGCGACTTAAAATCATATTGGGGCTATCTGAAAGATGTTGAAACCATTAACGACTGGAATGATTCACGGCGGGTGAACATCTTGCATTTTCTCGTGCATTTGAAGGATCAAGGGAAATCATCGAAGACGGTAGCACGTCATATTGCGTCCATCCGGTCTTTTCATCAATTTCTTCTAAGGGAAAAAGTAACCGATCAGGATCCGTCCATACATATAGAAACGCCAAAACCGGAACGAAGCCTTCCGAAAGTATTAAGCATGGAAGAGGTTGAAGCACTATTGGAAGCCCCGAAGATAATGGATGAATTCGGTTTACGAGACAAGGCGATGCTAGAACTGATGTATGCGACAGGTATGCGTGTCAGTGAGTTGATATCCATGGATGTGAGTGATGTTCATGCATCGATGGGTTTTGTCCGTTGTGTAGGGAAAGGGAATAAAGAGAGGATCATTCCGATTGGACAAACGGCACTGGGTGCCATTGAACATTATATGGAAAGTTCCCGAGGGAGATTGGCCAGCCCAAAGCACAGGACAGATTCACTTTTTTTGAATCATCATGGCAACAGGCTGACAAGGCAGGGGTTTTGGAAGATTCTAAAAAAACTTGTGAAATCGGCACAAATAGAAAAAGAAATTACACCACATACACTGAGACATTCTTTCGCGACTCATCTATTGATGAATGGGGCTGATTTACGTGCCGTCCAAGAAATGCTCGGTCATGCGGATATTTCGACAACGCAAATTTATACACATATTACGAACGTACGGATCAAGGATGTATATTCAAAATTCCATCCGCGAGCATAA
- a CDS encoding Ohr family peroxiredoxin, whose protein sequence is MTKTLFTTSVTVDGGREGTAISADGNFTVDIAMPGTPRAKQMPEASNPEQLFAAGYAACFDSALQSVGKIERVSFDSKVTASVSLLMGEMHQYSLAVTLAVKGSGVDKETFETLVHKAHQMCPYSKAINGNVDVAIEIDVD, encoded by the coding sequence ATGACAAAAACATTATTTACAACATCAGTAACAGTGGATGGCGGAAGAGAAGGAACGGCTATTTCCGCTGACGGTAACTTCACGGTTGATATTGCGATGCCGGGAACGCCAAGGGCTAAACAGATGCCTGAAGCATCTAATCCGGAACAGCTTTTTGCAGCTGGATATGCCGCATGTTTTGATAGTGCCTTGCAATCAGTTGGTAAAATTGAACGCGTTTCTTTCGATTCCAAAGTCACTGCAAGCGTCAGTCTATTGATGGGTGAGATGCATCAGTACAGCTTGGCTGTAACTTTGGCCGTGAAGGGATCCGGGGTCGATAAGGAGACATTCGAAACCCTTGTTCATAAAGCACATCAAATGTGTCCTTATTCAAAAGCAATCAACGGCAATGTGGATGTCGCCATTGAAATAGATGTAGATTAA
- the mciZ gene encoding Z-ring formation inhibitor MciZ, whose protein sequence is MKVYVLEKSVTLSGKSWEILQKLKQLQNQYVYINDWIADIHHQAPPAPLKRIK, encoded by the coding sequence ATGAAAGTTTACGTATTGGAAAAAAGCGTTACTTTATCCGGAAAGAGTTGGGAAATCCTTCAAAAACTAAAACAATTGCAAAATCAATATGTCTATATCAATGATTGGATTGCCGACATACACCATCAGGCGCCACCCGCTCCTTTAAAACGGATCAAGTGA
- a CDS encoding Fur family transcriptional regulator, translating into MENRIDRIKKQLHSSSYKLTPQREATVRVLLEHEEDHLSAEDVYLLVKEKSPEIGLATVYRTLELLTELKIVDKINFGDGVSRYDLRQEGAAHFHHHLVCVECGAVDEIQEDLLEDVEDIVERDWNFKIKDHRLTFHGICHRCHDKEDNKGE; encoded by the coding sequence ATAGAAAACAGAATTGATAGGATAAAAAAGCAGTTGCACTCGTCCAGCTACAAATTAACGCCTCAGCGAGAAGCGACCGTCCGCGTTTTACTTGAGCATGAAGAGGACCATTTAAGCGCAGAAGACGTTTACCTCCTTGTCAAAGAAAAGTCGCCGGAAATTGGATTGGCAACAGTTTACCGTACGCTAGAGTTGCTGACTGAATTGAAGATAGTAGATAAAATTAACTTTGGAGACGGGGTTTCCCGTTATGATTTAAGACAAGAAGGAGCTGCGCATTTCCATCATCATCTTGTTTGTGTGGAATGTGGTGCGGTAGATGAGATCCAGGAAGACCTACTTGAAGACGTAGAAGACATTGTCGAACGCGACTGGAACTTCAAGATTAAAGACCATAGATTAACCTTTCATGGCATTTGTCATCGATGTCATGACAAAGAAGACAACAAAGGTGAATGA
- a CDS encoding alpha/beta hydrolase yields MKKWWFTLAGILTYIIGVGIYFSNRIMYMKKKEADFIQNREITAKRLIREDFDNLPKTEIWVSSPSGYSLKCLFIEPHDTNKWVVISHGVTENKVNSIKYMNIFLKRGFNAIIYDHRRHGDSGGKTSSYGHYEKFDLKAVIDELKRRKGSDLHIGIHGESMGAVTLLLYAGMLEDGADFYIADCPFSNFEDQIKHQLKLEIPFPSWTVFPLGRTFIKLRDGYWTNEVSPIDYMKNIRNPVLFIHSENDSFIPASMTAELYAAKEGPKQLYIAKKGAHAQSYNENPKEYEDQIDQFLELV; encoded by the coding sequence ATGAAGAAATGGTGGTTTACACTCGCTGGAATCCTAACCTATATCATCGGCGTCGGCATTTATTTTTCCAATCGGATCATGTACATGAAAAAAAAGGAAGCTGATTTTATCCAGAATCGTGAAATCACGGCTAAACGCCTGATCAGGGAGGATTTTGATAATCTGCCTAAAACGGAAATTTGGGTATCCTCACCATCCGGATATTCCTTGAAATGCTTGTTTATCGAACCCCACGATACCAATAAGTGGGTGGTCATTTCCCATGGTGTGACGGAGAACAAAGTCAATTCCATTAAGTACATGAATATTTTTCTTAAGCGGGGCTTCAATGCCATCATTTATGACCACCGCCGGCATGGGGATTCCGGTGGCAAGACGAGCAGTTATGGACATTATGAAAAATTCGACCTGAAGGCCGTAATCGATGAATTGAAAAGGCGTAAAGGTTCTGATCTTCATATTGGCATTCATGGAGAATCCATGGGGGCCGTAACCCTGCTTTTATATGCGGGAATGCTTGAAGATGGTGCTGACTTTTACATTGCGGACTGTCCATTTTCAAATTTCGAGGATCAGATCAAACACCAGCTCAAGCTTGAAATCCCATTTCCCTCTTGGACCGTGTTTCCGCTTGGGCGTACGTTCATCAAACTCCGTGATGGATATTGGACCAATGAAGTGTCCCCAATCGATTATATGAAAAATATCCGAAACCCCGTGCTCTTCATCCATAGTGAGAATGACAGCTTTATTCCTGCTTCCATGACAGCGGAATTATATGCAGCAAAAGAGGGCCCAAAGCAGTTGTACATCGCTAAAAAAGGGGCCCATGCTCAATCTTATAATGAAAATCCAAAAGAATATGAAGATCAAATCGATCAGTTTCTCGAACTTGTCTGA
- a CDS encoding YqzK family protein, which yields MKTSLSLILHTAKVMVLFVSFTVLFYIGMVWLNQEYQSYHRYDEPKGMAVKVSKAVDTGDDAWLERLMLFYLNGE from the coding sequence ATGAAAACATCATTATCGCTTATTTTGCATACGGCTAAAGTGATGGTTCTCTTTGTTAGCTTTACTGTTCTTTTTTATATAGGAATGGTATGGTTAAATCAGGAATATCAGAGTTATCATCGTTATGATGAACCCAAAGGTATGGCTGTAAAAGTATCGAAGGCTGTTGATACAGGTGATGATGCATGGCTTGAACGCTTAATGTTGTTTTATTTAAACGGGGAGTAA
- a CDS encoding endonuclease Q family protein, with product MKEFYADLHIHIGRTRSGRAVKITGAKTLTFSKVLQVASERKGLDLIGIIDCHSPEIIEEIEAGILDGEITEKMEGGLQYRNTTIIPGSEIEIYDQNCNGPIHVLAYFPTLKAMKEFSSWMSGHVKNITLSSQRIYCDGRTLQKMVKSLGGLFIPAHVFTPFKSLYGKGVRSSLTEVFDPKLIDAIELGLSSDTEMVKDIEELDSYVFVTNSDAHSLGKIAREYQKVLLAEPSFNELAKALKEKGNRKVTVNYGLNPLLGKYHQTVCSGCLHQVLRDSEQCPECGNKSIIKGVSSRINELSNTKINGRYGRERPPYIHQVPLDFIPGLGPKSMEKLLEAFGTEMNILHEVTLEQLMEIVPEKLARYIDSARKGTLSFEVGGGGKYGKVKKES from the coding sequence ATGAAGGAGTTTTACGCTGACCTGCATATCCATATAGGCAGAACGAGAAGCGGAAGGGCCGTGAAAATAACAGGTGCTAAGACGTTAACCTTCAGCAAGGTGCTGCAAGTGGCGAGTGAAAGGAAGGGCCTTGATCTAATCGGGATAATCGATTGCCATTCTCCTGAAATTATCGAAGAGATCGAAGCGGGGATTCTGGATGGCGAAATCACGGAAAAGATGGAAGGTGGACTTCAATACAGGAATACAACCATCATTCCAGGCTCGGAGATTGAAATTTATGACCAGAATTGTAATGGACCAATCCATGTCCTCGCCTATTTTCCCACTTTAAAAGCGATGAAGGAATTCTCCTCATGGATGAGCGGACATGTTAAAAATATAACCTTGAGCTCCCAAAGGATTTATTGTGATGGAAGAACGCTGCAAAAGATGGTGAAGTCACTGGGCGGCCTGTTTATCCCGGCACATGTTTTCACCCCTTTTAAAAGCTTGTATGGAAAAGGAGTGCGGTCCAGTCTGACAGAAGTATTTGATCCGAAGCTGATTGATGCCATCGAACTTGGCTTAAGTTCAGATACAGAAATGGTCAAGGATATCGAGGAGTTGGACTCCTATGTATTCGTGACAAATTCCGATGCTCATTCGCTTGGGAAAATCGCTCGTGAATATCAAAAAGTCCTGCTTGCAGAACCAAGTTTCAATGAGCTGGCAAAAGCCCTTAAAGAAAAAGGGAATCGTAAGGTGACCGTTAATTATGGATTGAACCCCTTATTGGGAAAATATCATCAAACCGTATGTTCAGGGTGTTTACACCAGGTGTTGAGGGATAGTGAACAATGTCCTGAGTGTGGTAATAAATCCATTATAAAAGGAGTATCGTCCAGGATCAACGAACTCTCCAATACCAAAATCAACGGAAGATATGGAAGGGAAAGGCCACCATATATCCATCAAGTACCACTCGATTTCATCCCAGGACTTGGACCTAAATCGATGGAAAAACTGCTGGAGGCATTTGGAACAGAGATGAATATCCTTCATGAAGTTACGCTTGAACAGCTCATGGAAATCGTGCCTGAAAAATTGGCTCGCTACATTGATTCTGCCAGAAAAGGGACGCTTTCTTTTGAGGTGGGGGGCGGAGGCAAATACGGAAAAGTCAAAAAGGAAAGCTAA